A stretch of Schistocerca americana isolate TAMUIC-IGC-003095 chromosome 3, iqSchAmer2.1, whole genome shotgun sequence DNA encodes these proteins:
- the LOC124606293 gene encoding trypsin beta-like translates to MFKSAAVLCLLVAACSAAPSTRVRTPRPLLDGRIVGGEPVDISQFPWQVSLQEFGSHSCGGSIISSTWVLTAGHCIVGYSADMLSVRTGSSIRNSGGTVYDVSSVIEHELHDSSTREYDFALLEISGSFSFDNNVQIRSKQVCGEPRQLGAVPAVTITGWGNCRSCSSATQLQAVTTHIVERSVCNEAYGGSITDSMICAGEEEGGKDSCQGDSGGPLVEGSTQYGVVSWGRICAEAGYPGVYSNVPAARSWITEKTGVWLGDSFEPCLSEDCT, encoded by the exons ATGTTCAAGTCCGCCGCCGTGCTCTGCCTGCTGGTCGCTGCTTGCAGCGCCGCGCCCTCCACCAGGGTCCGCACGCCCAGGCCTCTCCTTGATGGCCGCATCGTGGGCGGGGAGCCTGTGGACATCTCGCAGTTCCCGTGGCAGGTCTCGCTGCAGGAGTTCGGCTCCCATAGCTGCGGTGGCTCTATCATCAGCTCCACGTGGGTCCTGACGGCGGGGCACTGCATCGTCGGTTACAGCGCAGACATGCTCTCAGTCCGGACTGGCAGTTCAATTCGTAATAGCGGTGGAACCGTCTACGATGTTTCCAGTGTGATTGAACATGAGCTTCATGACTCTTCCACGCGTGAATACGACTTTGCACTTCTTGAGATTTCCGGTTCATTCTCCTTTGACAACAACGTGCAG ATTCGAAGCAAACAGGTAT GTGGTGAGCCTCGGCAGCTCGGAGCTGTGCCAGCAGTGACCATCACGGGCTGGGGCAACTGCAGGTCCTGCAGCTCAGCCACGCAGCTGCAGGCAGTCACCACGCACATCGTTGAGCGGAGTGTGTGTAACGAGGCCTACGGCGGCTCCATCACGGACAGCATGATCTGCGCTGGCGAAGAGGAGGGCGGCAAAGACTCGTGCCAGGGCGACAGTGGCGGACCTCTTGTGGAGGGTTCCACCCAGTACGGTGTCGTCTCCTGGGGCAGAATATGCGCTGAGGCCGGCTACCCTGGCGTCTACTCCAATGTTCCCGCCGCTCGGTCCTGGATAACCGAAAAAACCGGCGTATGGCTTGGCGACTCCTTCGAGCCCTGTTTAAGTGAAGACTGTACATAG